In the genome of Anomalospiza imberbis isolate Cuckoo-Finch-1a 21T00152 chromosome 11, ASM3175350v1, whole genome shotgun sequence, one region contains:
- the SLC25A20 gene encoding mitochondrial carnitine/acylcarnitine carrier protein produces MAKQPQPISPLKNFFAGGFGGVCLVFVGHPLDTIKVRLQTQPKPQPGQPPLYSGTFDCFRKTLVGEGVQGLYRGMAAPIIGVTPMFAVCFFGFGLGKRLQQRKPDDVLTYPQLFAAGMLSGVFTTVIMAPGERIKCLLQIQAATGETKYSGSLDCAKQLYREAGIRGVYKGTVLTLMRDVPASGMYFMTYEWLKNILTPEGKSVSDLSVPRILFAGGLAGIFNWAVAIPPDVLKSRFQTAPAGKYPNGFRDVLRELIREEGVASLYKGFTAVMIRAFPANAACFLGFEVAMKFLNWVAPGL; encoded by the exons atggcgAAGCAGCCGCAGCCCATCAGCCCCTTGAAGAACTTCTTCGCTGGCGGTTTCGGGGGCGTCTGCCTGGTGTTCGTGGGGCACCCGCTGGACACCATCAAG GTCAGACTGCAAACCCAGCCTAAGCCACAGCCTGGCCAGCCCCCACTCTATTCTGGGACCTTTGACTGCTTCAGAAAGACTCTTGTTGGAGAG GGAGTCCAAGGCTTATATAGAGGAATGGCAGCTCCTATCATCGGGGTGACACCCATGTTTGCCGTGTGCTTCTTTGGATTTGGCTTGGGGAAAAGACTCCAGCAGAGAAAACCTGATGATGTTTTGAC ATATCCtcagctgtttgctgctggcATGTTGTCAGGAGTGTTCACAACAGTAATCATGGCTCCAGGAGAGAGAATCAAGTGCCTTTTACAG ATCCAGGCAGCTACAGGTGAAACCAAGTACAGCGGCTCCCTGGACTGTGCCAAGCAGCTGTACCGCGAGGCTGGCATCCGGGGCGTGTACAAGGGAACGGTGCTGACCCTCATGAGAG ACGTCCCGGCCAGTGGAATGTACTTCATGACGTACGAGTGGCTGAAGAACATTCTGACCCCTGAGGGAAagag TGTGAGTGACCTCAGTGTGCCTAGGATCCTCTTTGCTGGGGGCCTGGCTGGGATCTTCAACTGGGCGGTTGCCATTCCACCAGATGTGCTGAAATCACGTTTCCAGACTG ctcctgcaggaAAATACCCAAATGGCTTTAGAGATGTGCTGAGGGAACTCATCAGAGAGGAAGGAGTTGCATCTCTGTACAAGGGGTTCACAGCTGTGATGATCAGGGCCTTTCCCGCTAACGCG GcatgttttcttggttttgaagTCGCTATGAAGTTTCTTAACTGGGTTGCACCTGGTCTATGA